One genomic region from Rothia dentocariosa ATCC 17931 encodes:
- the yidD gene encoding membrane protein insertion efficiency factor YidD produces MNHRRCDERFHPHHSSTHHPHTHQLDPDDRLAQAPHEFVHPVSFLHAVYTLPQNILIGLIKAYRKVVSPLYGDVCRYYPTCSAYGLEAVTTHGALSGLSLTVWRILRCNPWATGGIDPVPPGKRTFASGQEPKIMLLNHPLETHSNNH; encoded by the coding sequence ATGAACCATCGTCGATGTGATGAGCGTTTTCACCCTCATCACAGCAGCACACACCATCCCCACACCCATCAGCTTGATCCCGATGACCGCCTCGCGCAAGCGCCCCATGAGTTTGTGCATCCGGTATCTTTTTTACATGCGGTCTACACCTTGCCGCAGAATATTCTGATTGGGCTTATTAAGGCTTACCGTAAAGTCGTATCCCCTCTCTATGGGGATGTATGCCGGTATTATCCGACCTGCTCCGCCTACGGGTTAGAAGCGGTCACCACTCACGGAGCCCTCAGCGGTCTCAGCCTGACCGTGTGGCGCATCCTGCGGTGTAATCCCTGGGCAACCGGCGGAATCGACCCCGTTCCGCCCGGAAAACGAACCTTTGCCTCCGGTCAGGAACCTAAAATTATGCTCCTGAACCATCCCCTAGAAACTCACTCGAACAACCACTAA
- the rpmH gene encoding 50S ribosomal protein L34 yields MSKRTFQPNNRRRAKKHGFRLRMRTRAGRSILSNRRSKGRSKLSA; encoded by the coding sequence ATGAGTAAACGTACTTTCCAGCCGAATAACCGCCGTCGTGCGAAGAAACACGGTTTCCGTCTTCGTATGCGTACTCGTGCCGGTCGTTCTATCCTGTCGAACCGTCGTTCCAAGGGTCGTTCCAAGCTTTCGGCATAA
- a CDS encoding protein jag — MTEIFEETAESPSTASETEAVEEIDEVSMIEEEGDIAADYLEELLDIVDLDGDIDIEVRNQRIYLSVVNDEDGNEDLRHLVGRRGEVLDALQELVRLSVLAASGNRSRLILDIAGYRAQRREQLTEIALDAVEKVRASGEDFHLKPLGAYERKVVHDAVAEQGLYSESEGEGTRRHVVISLPEA, encoded by the coding sequence ATGACTGAAATATTTGAAGAAACCGCAGAATCGCCAAGCACCGCATCGGAAACTGAGGCTGTCGAAGAAATCGACGAAGTCAGCATGATTGAGGAAGAAGGGGATATCGCCGCTGACTACCTCGAAGAACTTCTCGATATCGTCGATCTTGACGGAGATATTGATATTGAGGTGCGCAACCAGCGCATCTACCTCTCGGTGGTCAATGATGAAGATGGGAACGAAGACCTGCGCCACCTTGTCGGTCGCCGCGGTGAGGTCTTAGACGCTCTGCAGGAACTCGTGCGCCTGTCGGTTCTGGCCGCCAGCGGCAACCGTTCGCGTCTTATTCTCGATATTGCGGGTTACCGTGCACAACGTCGAGAACAGCTTACCGAAATAGCCCTCGACGCCGTCGAGAAGGTACGTGCCTCCGGCGAAGATTTCCACCTGAAGCCATTGGGCGCCTATGAACGCAAGGTTGTACACGATGCGGTTGCTGAACAGGGGCTCTACAGCGAATCCGAAGGCGAAGGCACACGTCGCCATGTGGTGATTTCCCTTCCGGAGGCGTAA
- the recF gene encoding DNA replication/repair protein RecF (All proteins in this family for which functions are known are DNA-binding proteins that assist the filamentation of RecA onto DNA for the initiation of recombination or recombinational repair.), whose protein sequence is MYLDHLSLLDYRTYPLLNLPLSAGVTVFLGPNGVGKTNIIEAIDYTANLSSHRVSHDGPLVRVGASRAYIRVRTVRGSQQTVTEFEIAPGASNRVRINRAAPVRAREALGITRTVLFSPEDLQLVKGEPAGRRRFIDDLAVSLRPVVSGYRQEYERILRQRNSLLKTLQRRGSSAVDDENAMHTLDVWSEQLTQLGAQLLAARFRVLWLLLPHLRRAYAGLTDGSKDISFTYDSTVFPEITERGLEHVSRMSIDDIKDAMAQRLRERRTAELERGVTLVGPHRDDITLLLGGLAVKQFASHGESWSVALSLRLASWFVHRADDESPGSSPILILDDVFAELDSERRHRLGALVAQAEQVLLTSAVLSDIPEELGMYRLVRVSAAHAEYAPETTDAPQTEDLPS, encoded by the coding sequence GTGTATCTTGATCATCTTTCGCTTCTTGATTACCGCACCTACCCCCTTCTCAACCTACCGCTGAGCGCCGGAGTTACCGTTTTTTTAGGGCCTAACGGTGTTGGAAAAACCAATATTATTGAGGCTATCGACTACACCGCGAATCTTTCCTCGCACCGCGTAAGCCATGATGGTCCGCTCGTGCGGGTGGGCGCATCCCGAGCCTATATTCGTGTGCGCACGGTGCGTGGTTCACAACAAACGGTCACCGAATTCGAGATAGCACCCGGGGCGAGCAATCGGGTGCGCATTAATCGAGCCGCTCCCGTGCGCGCCCGTGAAGCCCTAGGGATTACGCGCACCGTGTTGTTCTCCCCCGAAGATTTGCAGCTCGTCAAGGGTGAACCCGCGGGACGACGCCGTTTTATTGATGATTTAGCGGTTTCGCTGCGACCCGTCGTTTCCGGGTACCGTCAGGAATACGAACGCATTTTGCGCCAGCGCAATTCGCTGTTGAAAACATTGCAGCGCCGCGGTTCCTCAGCGGTAGACGATGAAAACGCAATGCACACCCTTGATGTATGGTCGGAACAATTGACTCAGCTAGGGGCACAGCTCCTCGCAGCACGATTTCGCGTTCTATGGCTTCTGCTTCCCCACTTGCGGCGCGCCTACGCCGGGCTGACCGACGGGTCAAAAGATATTTCATTCACCTACGATTCGACAGTTTTTCCCGAAATCACCGAGCGAGGGCTCGAACATGTTTCGCGTATGAGCATCGACGATATTAAAGATGCGATGGCGCAGCGCTTGCGCGAGCGCCGTACCGCCGAACTGGAGCGCGGGGTGACTCTGGTGGGACCGCATCGGGACGATATAACGCTGCTTTTGGGCGGGTTAGCTGTTAAACAATTTGCCTCTCACGGGGAAAGCTGGTCGGTTGCGCTTTCTTTGCGGTTGGCTTCCTGGTTTGTACATCGTGCCGACGACGAGTCCCCCGGGTCCTCCCCCATTCTTATTCTTGACGATGTTTTTGCCGAACTAGATTCAGAACGGCGTCACCGTCTCGGTGCTTTAGTAGCCCAGGCAGAACAGGTTTTGCTCACCAGCGCCGTGCTGAGCGATATTCCTGAGGAACTGGGGATGTACCGCTTAGTGCGGGTGAGTGCCGCTCACGCCGAATATGCGCCCGAAACCACAGACGCACCGCAGACTGAGGATTTGCCCTCATGA
- the dnaN gene encoding DNA polymerase III subunit beta translates to MKFTVERDVLAEAVGWTARSLPLRPTSPVLNGLLIKAESGEVSISSFDHEISAKQTIEASVEQEGTCLVPGKMLAEICRSLPNADVEFVANDSTIFMTCRSAKFQLAGMPVADYPELPELPQISGTVDGAEFAKAVSQVQIAVSKDETLPLLTGIRLEISGSTMTLLATDRYRLAMREITWNPENPEIEAAVLLKAKTMTEVGRTLSSSGELSIALPENGDLIGFSAGSRRTTSVLMDGQYPNLRALFPTETAVHAVVRTSDLAEAARRISLVAERNTPLRLQFTEDGQVSIDAGRGDEARASESMPAQLDGHEITVAYNPTYLSEGLGAFDTDFVRFSFTEAPKPAVLSGQDEPLSEEDLSYRYLVQPIRLPTN, encoded by the coding sequence ATGAAATTTACCGTTGAACGTGACGTACTTGCCGAGGCGGTTGGTTGGACCGCACGCTCGCTACCTCTTCGTCCCACCTCTCCCGTGCTCAACGGCCTTCTCATCAAAGCTGAAAGTGGTGAGGTTTCTATTTCGAGCTTCGATCATGAAATTAGCGCTAAGCAAACGATCGAGGCGTCGGTAGAGCAGGAAGGAACCTGTTTAGTACCGGGTAAGATGCTTGCCGAAATTTGCCGCTCGCTGCCTAACGCAGATGTTGAGTTCGTGGCTAATGACTCCACAATTTTTATGACCTGTCGTTCCGCAAAGTTCCAGCTGGCGGGTATGCCGGTGGCGGACTATCCGGAGCTTCCCGAACTACCGCAGATTTCCGGTACCGTTGATGGCGCGGAATTCGCTAAGGCTGTCTCCCAGGTTCAGATTGCGGTTTCCAAAGACGAAACTTTGCCGTTGCTTACCGGTATTCGCCTGGAAATCTCCGGTTCAACCATGACTCTTCTTGCTACTGACCGGTATCGCCTAGCGATGCGCGAAATTACCTGGAATCCTGAGAACCCTGAAATTGAGGCTGCGGTTCTGCTCAAGGCCAAAACCATGACCGAGGTGGGGCGTACCCTCTCAAGCTCGGGAGAGCTTTCTATCGCACTTCCTGAAAATGGCGATCTTATCGGTTTCTCCGCAGGCTCTCGCCGAACTACGAGTGTTCTCATGGACGGTCAGTACCCGAATCTTCGTGCTCTCTTCCCAACCGAAACTGCGGTTCATGCTGTTGTCCGTACATCGGATTTGGCGGAGGCGGCGCGTCGTATTTCCCTCGTGGCAGAACGTAACACTCCCCTGCGCCTTCAGTTCACCGAAGACGGACAGGTATCGATCGATGCCGGGCGTGGCGATGAGGCTCGCGCATCCGAATCGATGCCCGCACAGCTGGACGGTCACGAAATTACAGTGGCATACAACCCCACGTACCTTTCGGAGGGACTGGGTGCCTTTGATACCGACTTTGTACGTTTCTCCTTCACTGAGGCTCCTAAACCTGCTGTGCTCTCCGGTCAGGATGAACCGCTGAGTGAAGAAGATCTTAGCTACCGGTACCTGGTTCAGCCGATTCGCTTGCCCACTAACTAA
- the dnaA gene encoding chromosomal replication initiator protein DnaA, translating to MNAEHTQLQERWEQVISILQANPEVSQRLRGFVSLAQPQAFVGTVLLIAVPSELTRNIFQSQLKAPFQQALTTVFGPGVSEAFTIDESLAQTSQTVSPSIPQIEDDSPMPPLHEVEAELHTPVPPHQTADVPVADAPTASPVDPAIFAERPQSSSPSPTDFSEVHTPHHVDSAVPTQSISSPAETEDISSPATDTHTAVSSDSGWDSSARLNPNYTFDTFVIGQSNRFAHAAAFAVSESPAQAYNPLFIYGDSGLGKTHLLHAIGHYAKHLFPSLRVRYVNSEEFTNDFINSIRDDEGSSFKQIYRNVDMLLIDDIQFLAGKEHTQEEFFHTFNALHNHQKQVVITSDLPPKQLTGFAERMRSRFEWGLITDVQPPELETRIAILRKKAQSESLNVPDDVMEYIASHITANIRELEGALIRVTAFASLNKQPVDVALAEVVLKDLITDAGDTEITSGQVLATTASYFDVTLEDLRSKSRTRTLTNARQIAMYLLRELTDMSLPRIGQELGGRDHTTVMHAVRKVGAQMAERRTTFNQVTDLTNKIKQDQRESR from the coding sequence ATGAACGCTGAGCACACGCAGCTTCAGGAACGCTGGGAACAGGTCATAAGCATTCTGCAAGCGAATCCTGAGGTCTCTCAGCGTCTGCGTGGTTTTGTGAGTCTTGCACAGCCTCAGGCTTTCGTGGGAACCGTTCTTCTGATTGCCGTTCCCAGTGAACTAACCCGCAATATTTTTCAGTCTCAGCTCAAGGCACCCTTCCAACAGGCTCTGACCACCGTTTTTGGTCCCGGTGTATCAGAGGCTTTTACGATTGATGAATCGCTTGCGCAAACATCTCAGACGGTTTCGCCTTCGATACCGCAGATCGAAGATGATTCTCCTATGCCCCCACTTCATGAGGTTGAGGCCGAGCTCCACACCCCTGTACCGCCTCATCAAACTGCGGATGTGCCCGTTGCCGATGCACCAACAGCGTCACCGGTTGATCCCGCCATTTTTGCCGAGCGCCCGCAGAGTTCTTCCCCCTCCCCCACCGATTTTTCCGAAGTACACACGCCGCATCATGTGGACTCTGCCGTTCCCACTCAGTCGATTTCTTCTCCTGCAGAGACTGAGGACATTTCTTCCCCAGCTACGGATACTCATACCGCTGTTTCTTCGGATTCCGGTTGGGATTCTTCGGCGCGTCTGAACCCAAATTACACCTTCGATACTTTTGTGATTGGGCAGTCTAACCGCTTTGCACACGCCGCAGCATTTGCTGTTTCCGAGTCCCCCGCCCAAGCCTATAATCCCCTCTTTATTTATGGCGATTCGGGGCTAGGTAAAACCCACCTCCTGCACGCGATCGGGCACTATGCCAAGCATCTTTTCCCGAGCTTGCGCGTGCGGTACGTAAATTCTGAGGAATTCACGAACGATTTCATCAATTCAATTCGTGACGATGAGGGGTCATCTTTCAAACAGATTTATCGCAATGTCGATATGCTTCTGATCGACGATATCCAGTTTTTGGCGGGTAAAGAGCATACACAGGAAGAGTTCTTCCATACTTTCAATGCCCTGCATAATCACCAAAAGCAGGTTGTGATTACCTCCGACTTGCCGCCAAAACAGCTCACCGGGTTCGCCGAGCGTATGCGTTCACGCTTCGAGTGGGGTCTGATTACCGATGTTCAGCCTCCCGAGCTGGAAACTCGTATCGCTATTTTGCGTAAAAAGGCACAGAGTGAATCGCTCAACGTTCCTGATGATGTGATGGAGTATATTGCATCGCATATTACGGCGAATATCCGCGAGTTGGAGGGCGCGCTCATTCGTGTAACGGCATTCGCCTCGCTCAATAAGCAGCCCGTCGATGTTGCTTTAGCCGAAGTTGTGCTCAAAGATCTCATTACAGATGCGGGCGACACCGAAATTACCTCGGGGCAAGTGCTGGCGACCACGGCTTCCTATTTCGATGTGACTCTAGAGGATCTACGATCAAAATCCCGCACTCGAACCCTCACAAATGCACGTCAGATTGCCATGTATTTACTGCGGGAGCTTACGGATATGTCGTTGCCGCGCATCGGGCAGGAATTAGGCGGCCGCGACCACACAACGGTTATGCACGCGGTACGAAAGGTGGGGGCACAAATGGCCGAACGACGCACTACCTTTAACCAGGTCACCGATTTGACGAACAAAATCAAGCAGGATCAGCGTGAAAGTCGGTAG
- the yidC gene encoding membrane protein insertase YidC → MNIFDMILWPFKLAVSAVLWFFHTIFTSIGMDPSSGFTWVLCIICLTLVMRAVTIPLFMRQIKSMRGMNAMQGDIAKLQAKYKGKKDQLSRQAMAQEQMALFKKHGTSPFSSCMPIIAQTPIFLGLYQVLMGVSGAAANNEDILLLPAELVKQFNEAYIFGSPIFSTMMNPGNGNHTATVAQAIIMILLMSGTQFFIQKQLSAKNISEAAKSSPMFRQQQMMMYVFPLIFAVTGVNFPIGVMYYWTVSNFWALGQQWWVIRNNPNPGSQAEKELNERRAAKGLPPVGKTKEQHEKELEEARERAAAGQRQQPMSKKRQKQQQRKGGGQNKSSNKNSNKPKLN, encoded by the coding sequence GTGAACATTTTTGATATGATCCTTTGGCCCTTTAAATTGGCCGTGTCTGCGGTGCTGTGGTTCTTCCACACGATCTTTACCAGTATTGGTATGGATCCGTCCTCAGGCTTTACCTGGGTGCTGTGCATTATTTGCCTGACTCTCGTGATGCGTGCCGTAACCATTCCCCTATTTATGCGCCAAATTAAGTCGATGCGCGGTATGAACGCCATGCAGGGTGATATTGCAAAGCTGCAGGCCAAATACAAGGGTAAGAAAGATCAGCTTTCCCGCCAGGCTATGGCACAGGAACAGATGGCACTATTTAAGAAGCACGGCACCAGCCCCTTTTCATCCTGTATGCCGATTATCGCGCAGACGCCGATCTTCCTCGGTCTCTATCAGGTGCTCATGGGTGTTTCTGGTGCGGCTGCAAACAACGAAGATATTCTGCTGCTTCCTGCGGAACTGGTTAAACAATTCAACGAAGCCTATATCTTTGGGTCACCCATCTTCTCGACCATGATGAACCCCGGCAACGGCAATCATACCGCCACCGTTGCCCAGGCCATCATCATGATTCTGCTCATGAGCGGTACCCAGTTCTTCATTCAGAAACAGCTCAGTGCCAAGAACATTTCCGAGGCAGCTAAAAGCTCCCCGATGTTCCGTCAGCAGCAGATGATGATGTACGTTTTTCCTCTTATCTTCGCGGTTACAGGCGTTAACTTCCCCATTGGAGTGATGTACTACTGGACCGTCTCAAACTTCTGGGCTCTCGGGCAGCAGTGGTGGGTTATCCGCAATAACCCGAATCCCGGTTCTCAGGCTGAGAAGGAGCTCAACGAACGCCGTGCCGCTAAAGGTCTGCCCCCCGTTGGGAAAACCAAGGAACAGCACGAAAAAGAGCTTGAGGAGGCGCGTGAGCGTGCCGCTGCGGGTCAGCGTCAGCAGCCCATGAGTAAGAAACGCCAGAAACAGCAGCAGCGTAAAGGCGGCGGGCAGAACAAATCGAGCAATAAAAACTCGAATAAGCCGAAACTCAACTAA
- a CDS encoding ParB/RepB/Spo0J family partition protein codes for MAEKRRGLGRGLGALIPNNTTPVVTASDVAEKEAEKKVAATRKPQQEEQAAASSAKRPKTRNVKPEPQKKSAPKKEPSATTKRTEQQENRISSSQKATDPKPQESSAETRKPSGSSKPQKASAVKMPSLKAPAVKAGEKKEESVHVSSASLSASQPVQKSDVSRETLSQPREVQKKKPRMDMGAALRNTTLTRRPVDFFFGEETKEAEEEGNSNLVPVPGAQFAEIKVSDIHPNRKQPRVDFDEQDMAELIHSVREIGVLQPIVVRPSREKGAEKYELVMGERRWRATQAAGLETIPAIIRDTQDIDLLRDALLENLHRSQLNPIEEAAAYQQLMEEFSTTQEQLAKRIGRSRPQISNTIRLLRLPPLVQRRVAAGVIAAGHARALLTLTDQAKIETIAQKIVNEGLSVRAVEELVAHASEAPAEKERKTPQPQKHHERLDYIADAFADKLDTSVKISLGARKGKMTIEFANVEDLNRIIRVLDSDFKGS; via the coding sequence ATGGCAGAGAAGCGACGGGGTCTCGGAAGGGGACTGGGTGCTCTCATTCCCAATAATACGACGCCTGTTGTGACTGCTTCCGATGTTGCCGAGAAAGAGGCGGAAAAAAAGGTAGCGGCGACTCGCAAACCTCAGCAGGAGGAACAAGCCGCCGCATCCTCGGCAAAACGCCCGAAGACTCGCAACGTAAAGCCGGAGCCGCAGAAAAAATCTGCCCCGAAGAAGGAACCGTCTGCGACAACGAAACGGACAGAACAGCAAGAGAACCGCATCTCTTCGTCGCAAAAGGCTACGGATCCGAAACCTCAGGAATCTTCTGCTGAGACTCGGAAACCTTCTGGCTCATCGAAGCCGCAAAAGGCTTCTGCGGTTAAGATGCCTAGTCTTAAAGCCCCTGCCGTAAAAGCGGGGGAGAAAAAAGAAGAGAGTGTACACGTCTCATCTGCTTCTTTGTCCGCATCGCAGCCTGTGCAGAAATCAGATGTTTCACGTGAAACATTGTCTCAGCCTCGCGAAGTTCAGAAGAAGAAACCTCGTATGGATATGGGTGCGGCACTTCGCAATACGACGTTAACACGCCGCCCGGTAGATTTCTTCTTTGGTGAAGAAACGAAGGAAGCTGAGGAAGAGGGTAACAGCAACCTCGTACCCGTTCCTGGAGCTCAGTTTGCAGAAATCAAAGTTTCTGATATTCACCCAAACCGCAAACAGCCTCGCGTTGATTTTGATGAACAAGACATGGCTGAGCTCATCCATTCGGTTCGTGAGATTGGTGTTCTGCAGCCTATTGTGGTGCGCCCTTCACGCGAGAAAGGTGCCGAAAAATATGAGCTGGTGATGGGCGAGCGGCGTTGGCGCGCAACCCAGGCTGCGGGTCTAGAAACTATCCCCGCCATTATCCGTGACACGCAAGATATTGATCTGCTTCGAGACGCCCTGCTGGAAAACCTGCATCGTAGCCAGCTGAATCCCATCGAAGAGGCGGCCGCATATCAGCAGCTTATGGAAGAGTTCAGTACCACCCAGGAGCAGCTTGCAAAGCGTATTGGGCGTTCTCGTCCACAGATTTCGAATACGATTCGTTTGCTTAGGTTGCCTCCTCTCGTACAGCGCAGGGTAGCGGCAGGCGTTATCGCTGCCGGGCATGCGCGCGCCCTGCTGACTTTAACCGATCAGGCAAAGATAGAGACCATTGCTCAGAAGATCGTGAATGAAGGGCTTTCTGTGCGTGCTGTTGAGGAGCTTGTTGCCCATGCGAGCGAAGCTCCGGCAGAGAAAGAGCGGAAGACCCCGCAGCCACAGAAGCATCACGAGCGATTGGACTATATTGCGGATGCGTTTGCCGACAAACTGGATACATCGGTTAAGATTTCGCTCGGTGCTCGTAAGGGTAAGATGACTATTGAGTTTGCTAATGTCGAGGATCTCAACCGCATTATTCGGGTTCTAGATTCTGATTTCAAAGGTTCTTAG
- a CDS encoding DUF721 domain-containing protein, whose amino-acid sequence MSEKLWDDGEEIGTQASNHEESSLDPEQEYYRDEVDAPAAMVERMRAAAAARGEGRLNAFSAKKILREFGSAMSAEPGQRKTRAQRVDMRALGGYTTSGEDSRDPKPLDGVISYLIRSRGWKEPVAVSSVMARWSELVGPELATHAKPTRFENAVVDVQCDSTAWATQLRLMRNQIVQMFARELGEGVVTNIRIYGPNNGRWASRGPKRAPGGRGVRDTYG is encoded by the coding sequence ATGAGCGAGAAACTCTGGGATGACGGTGAGGAAATAGGCACGCAAGCGTCGAATCATGAAGAATCTTCGCTTGATCCGGAGCAAGAATACTATCGTGATGAGGTCGATGCCCCCGCCGCCATGGTAGAACGGATGCGCGCCGCCGCAGCAGCCCGCGGTGAGGGGCGACTCAACGCATTCTCGGCAAAGAAGATTCTTCGTGAATTTGGCTCTGCCATGAGCGCCGAACCGGGACAGCGAAAAACTCGTGCCCAGCGGGTCGATATGCGCGCGCTGGGTGGCTATACCACCTCTGGAGAAGATTCTCGCGATCCGAAACCGCTTGATGGCGTGATCTCGTACCTGATTCGTTCTCGTGGGTGGAAAGAGCCTGTGGCGGTCTCCAGCGTTATGGCGCGATGGAGTGAACTTGTTGGGCCCGAACTTGCCACGCATGCTAAACCCACGCGCTTTGAGAATGCCGTGGTCGATGTGCAGTGTGATTCGACCGCGTGGGCAACGCAGCTTAGGCTCATGCGTAATCAAATTGTGCAAATGTTCGCGCGTGAACTCGGTGAAGGCGTGGTGACGAACATCCGTATTTACGGGCCGAATAACGGGCGCTGGGCATCGCGCGGTCCTAAACGGGCACCGGGAGGCCGAGGGGTACGAGACACTTACGGATAA
- a CDS encoding ParA family protein: MTITPGGSTPPLLPKPPHTRVFTISNQKGGVGKTSTAVNIAAALAEAGMNVLVIDNDPQGNASTALGIEHGVELPSTYNTLIDDTPLSDIVQECPDLDNLWCAPANIDLAGAEIELVSVVAREKRLKNALEDYTEWRAQQGMGRLDYVFIDCPPSLGLLTVNAFVAAEEILIPIQCEYYALEGLSQLLKNIQMIQKHLNSNLEISTILLTMYDGRTNLAYQVAEEVREHFPKETLQTKIPRSVRISEAPSYQQTVISYDPTSTGAQAYREAAQEIARR; encoded by the coding sequence ATGACGATCACCCCCGGTGGCTCGACGCCGCCTTTACTGCCCAAGCCCCCACATACACGCGTCTTTACCATCTCGAATCAGAAGGGTGGAGTCGGTAAAACGAGTACCGCCGTGAACATTGCGGCCGCCCTTGCAGAAGCGGGAATGAACGTTTTGGTCATTGATAATGACCCTCAGGGAAATGCTTCGACGGCTCTCGGTATTGAGCATGGTGTGGAGCTTCCCAGCACTTATAACACTTTGATTGACGATACTCCGCTTTCTGATATTGTGCAGGAGTGCCCTGACCTCGACAATCTGTGGTGCGCGCCCGCGAATATAGACCTTGCCGGGGCAGAGATTGAACTTGTTTCGGTCGTGGCACGCGAGAAACGCCTCAAAAATGCTCTGGAGGATTACACTGAGTGGCGTGCCCAGCAGGGGATGGGACGGCTTGACTACGTATTTATCGACTGCCCGCCGAGCTTGGGACTACTGACCGTTAATGCTTTCGTGGCGGCAGAGGAAATTCTGATTCCTATTCAGTGTGAATACTATGCCCTGGAAGGCTTGAGCCAGCTACTCAAGAATATCCAGATGATTCAGAAACATCTGAACTCCAATCTAGAGATTAGTACGATTCTGCTGACTATGTACGACGGTCGTACCAACCTTGCATATCAGGTAGCGGAAGAGGTGCGGGAACATTTCCCGAAGGAAACTCTCCAGACCAAGATTCCGCGTTCTGTACGCATTTCGGAAGCACCGAGCTACCAACAGACCGTTATTAGCTATGATCCAACGTCTACCGGTGCTCAGGCCTATCGTGAAGCGGCGCAGGAAATTGCGCGTCGCTAA
- the rnpA gene encoding ribonuclease P protein component — MRTSSQFSTAFRSGTRSGRRNLVVYTAQKSGNTTRIGFIVSKAVGNAVTRNRVKRRLRELAAATVSAYPQGLYIAVRALPASAGANWEELRADYRGALESSLKKLDRQDQRCNVENRGGGDYEPSSM, encoded by the coding sequence ATGCGCACCAGCTCCCAATTTTCCACGGCTTTTCGTTCCGGTACCCGCTCAGGGCGCCGGAACTTAGTTGTATATACGGCTCAAAAATCCGGAAATACAACTCGGATAGGTTTCATTGTGTCAAAAGCCGTCGGAAATGCTGTGACTCGTAACCGTGTTAAACGGCGTTTGCGTGAACTCGCTGCCGCAACCGTTAGCGCCTACCCGCAGGGACTGTATATTGCCGTGCGGGCGCTTCCCGCATCCGCTGGAGCGAACTGGGAAGAATTACGCGCAGACTATCGAGGTGCCCTAGAATCCTCCCTGAAAAAACTTGACCGTCAAGATCAGCGCTGCAATGTTGAAAACCGTGGGGGAGGGGACTATGAACCATCGTCGATGTGA
- the rsmG gene encoding 16S rRNA (guanine(527)-N(7))-methyltransferase RsmG, whose amino-acid sequence MTVPCEGQDLIAATAIFGDRLPLAQRYVEHLATTGIERGLIGPREVPRLWARHVLNCAAVQEYIAEGASVADVGSGAGLPGLCLAIARPDLAITLIEPLERRVIWLHEVVEDLGLENVKILRSRAEQAIGQVDADVVTARAVSALVGLVDITLPILRGTGELLALKGRSAREEIKKAKKKLNRYGARETEILTAGEGLLDEPTTVVRVTL is encoded by the coding sequence ATGACGGTTCCTTGTGAAGGTCAAGACCTTATAGCCGCCACCGCAATTTTTGGCGATCGTCTGCCTCTAGCACAGCGCTATGTGGAACATTTGGCGACGACGGGGATTGAGCGCGGGCTCATTGGTCCGCGCGAGGTACCGCGCCTATGGGCTCGTCACGTGCTCAACTGTGCCGCCGTGCAGGAATATATCGCCGAAGGCGCATCCGTGGCGGATGTAGGCTCTGGAGCGGGTCTGCCGGGGCTTTGTCTGGCTATTGCCCGCCCCGACCTTGCGATCACGCTCATAGAGCCTCTGGAGCGCCGCGTGATATGGCTTCATGAAGTGGTTGAGGATCTAGGCCTTGAGAATGTAAAAATTCTGCGTTCCCGGGCCGAGCAGGCTATCGGGCAGGTCGATGCCGATGTGGTGACTGCTCGTGCCGTATCTGCGCTGGTGGGTCTTGTGGATATTACCCTGCCGATTCTGCGCGGTACCGGCGAACTTTTAGCACTCAAGGGGCGTTCTGCACGAGAGGAAATCAAGAAGGCTAAGAAGAAACTCAACCGTTACGGGGCTCGTGAGACCGAAATCCTGACGGCGGGGGAGGGGCTGCTGGATGAGCCCACAACCGTTGTGCGAGTTACACTCTAG